TAAATAGTAACGTGGATAGAAAAATATACAAAGCGGAAAAACACTAGCGGCAGTACTTAAAGGCGATTTCCACTGCCGCGTTTCATGACGATTTATTCAAGTTTTAAAATAAAAGCACTTTGCGAATATCATTGATGTATGTATTGTTAGCAATATAACGATCACTCGCTAACAAGTTAAGAAACACTATGCTTTCATTCGTGTTCATCGTTAAGTTAATACCGTAGCCACTTTTATCATTTTCACTATATTTAACCACAACGGTGATAACCTGCTCATTTCCTTTGGAAACTACTACAATAAACGGCTTGATTATTTGCCTATTGTTTAAGTACGTTAATGCTTCAAAGGCTAAGTTAATACGCTCATTTTCAGTGCTTAATGAGCTCAAAAGCTGTCTGAATTTACGTGCAATCTTAGAGGCATCTTGTCTTGTACGAGATACATCTTTAGCATTATGGTTTTGCAGGATTTCAAACCGGCAACTTTGTGGTCTAAGATTTTGCTTAATCTCTTGAATACATGCTGTAATATCAGCTTTCTGCGTAACCAAACTTTTAGCATGTAAGTTGAACGATGCGATGGCTAACATGCTCGTTAACAGAATTGAAAAGCGCATGGTTAATTTCTTCCTTATTAGAGTTTCCACTTATTGAGTAGCTAGCTGTAAAACAAATTCATATTTGTTGTGAAAGAGTACTTCTGAATTATATTAGTCACTATAGTCCCACATAAGTACATATTTCTTTGATTTAGTGCGTAGAAGGAATTCACCACACCAATCATCATATGCGGGATGTTGTAGTGCAAGAACACTTTCAATTTCTGCAGTATTGATCAGATTAAATATCGGAGTCTTTCGAAAATGAGTAGAATATAGATTAATGAACTTCGCCACCGGAAATTCATAAAGAGTAAAATTTCGGATAAATTCTTCTACCCCTAGTTTTTCGCAAAAAAAGCATCGTGGCATTTCCTCAAAAATGGAATATGCCAGCAAAATATCGTCTGCCACATCGCCATTACTTTCTATTAAAAAAACATTATTTGCATATTCAATGTGTCTATGTATCGAAACGGAAAGTCGTTTTAAAGAGTCTGTATATAGCCCGTGTAACTGGTATTCCTCAAATAAGTTTTTGAGTCCTTTGTTATCCATAGATAATCCAACTTTTATATAAGAAGTGTCATACTTCAGCTCTGTCATTGCTCATTAGTTAATGTAATGATATTTAACCGCATTACATTAAGCCTGAATCGCGGGCGATTTTTCTATAACATTTGAACTCTATTATCTCTTCACCTACCTTGCTGTCTCACTTACTGCGTCCATTGCCATATAATTAGACTTAAGCGCTATGGTGTTGTTCAATGCAGTGGCGTTTTCAAGCTTGTTTAGTATTTCACTATCAGGCAAGCATTCATTATCTAAGAATTTCACAAATTCTAAAATGGGATCACAAAATAATATATCTAATGATAATCGGTTCATGCCATATATTCCTCGGTGGATCATATTTGCGCTAAATACCAATAAGTCGCCTGCCTGTAAGCTAACTTTCACTCCAGCAGGTAAACTTTCGTAATTTTTACGTCCACATTGCTCTAAGCGAACATTCAACTCTTCACGAGTGTCCCAACGCTTGTGGGTTTCGGGTATTAGTTCTATGCCTGGCTCATCCATTAGGGGGATCCTAAAATGAAGCACATTAGCGCCTGAAAGCGCTGATTTTTGCTCCTCTACAGACAGGTGATATTGCGGATCCCTATGCCAGTAATTCCTTTGATCAAGATTTACAGGATCAAAAAATAGCTGCGTATTCATAAAAGCAGGACAAGTCCCCATAATCTCAGTAACCCTGTCCATCAGCTTATTGGAGCCAATAAACTTGAATAACCGCTCTCTTGCAGGCTTCTCAAGATGTTTTTTAGCTGTTAAATAAGCCGAGTTTACTGCTTTTTCCTTATAGAATTTGGCATTTTCCTGCTTCCATGATCGATGGAACTGCATAATCACTTCACGAAGATTATGGAGCTCTTGTGAGGTAAAAACTTGCTTGAAAACTACATATCCCTTCTCTTCATAATCACTATCCATAAAACATCTCTGCCTTTTATATCTAAAACAATTAAAGAGGCTGCTAGGCGATAAACAACTTAATCGCCCTGAATTTAGATAAGTTAAATATCACTCATTAAATTGGCTTAAGCGCCTTAATTACTTGTGCGTCGACCCAATAAATATCAGCTTTATTTCCGCCATATGAGCGAAGAAAGAAAAAATACTTCCCATCGGGCGAGACACTGCCATAGGCATCTTCAAATTCTGAGTTGATTTTATCACCCAAATTGATGGCTGCTCCCCATGAGCCATCATCTTTACGAAATGAA
This is a stretch of genomic DNA from Flocculibacter collagenilyticus. It encodes these proteins:
- a CDS encoding phytanoyl-CoA dioxygenase family protein codes for the protein MDSDYEEKGYVVFKQVFTSQELHNLREVIMQFHRSWKQENAKFYKEKAVNSAYLTAKKHLEKPARERLFKFIGSNKLMDRVTEIMGTCPAFMNTQLFFDPVNLDQRNYWHRDPQYHLSVEEQKSALSGANVLHFRIPLMDEPGIELIPETHKRWDTREELNVRLEQCGRKNYESLPAGVKVSLQAGDLLVFSANMIHRGIYGMNRLSLDILFCDPILEFVKFLDNECLPDSEILNKLENATALNNTIALKSNYMAMDAVSETAR